The DNA sequence GAAAGATCTGATTCCTTACCTTGACCCTTTTTACAGGGAAGGTGTAGATGGGATTATTGTACAGGATGTTGGTGTTATAAGAAGTCTTTCAAAAGCATATCCTGATCTGCCTTTACATGGAAGTACGCAGATGAGTGTATGCAGTACTTACGGGGCAGAATTTCTTAAAAATCTGGGCATGACAAGATTTGTTCCTGCAAGGGAATTATCATTAAATGAAATAAAATCTATAAAAGAAGCAGTTGATATCGAGATAGAGACCTTTGTACATGGGGCGATGTGCTTTTGTTATTCCGGAAAATGCCTGATGAGCAGTTTTGCAGGCGGCAGAAGCGGCAATCGTGGACGTTGCGCACAACCTTGCAGAAAGGCTTATAACAGCAAACAATTTAATCATGAATATGCACTCAGCATGAAGGACATGTGTACACTTGCAAGCTTGCCACAGCTGATTGAGGCGGGTATTGACTCTTTTAAGATTGAAGGCAGAATGAAGAAACCGGAATATGTGGCTGCAACGGTTCATGCATATTCAGAGATTACAGATGAATGTATAAACGGACATTTGAATGAGAAGCGGATCGCATATCATACAGACAGGCTAATGGATATCTATAACCGGGGCGGTTTTTCGTCCGGTTATTATTATATGAAGAACGGAAAAGAAATGCTTGCGAACAAGCGCCCGAATCATACCGGAACTTTAATCGGTAAAGTAGAAGCGGTGGAAGCACCATTTGTCTATATTCGTCTGGAACGTGGAATTCAGGCAAAAGATGTCTTGGAGATCCGTACCGGTACAGAACAGAATATTGAACTGACATCCAATGTAACTGCACAGGCAGGACAGAAGATTCGACTGAATGCGAATAATCTCCGGCAGATTCGAAAAGATATGCATGTATACCGGACAAGAAACAATGCGCTGATCGAAGATATCGGTGTACGTTTTATACAGAAAGAAAAACAGACGGATATTTATGGAAAGGTAACAGCAAAAATCGGAGAGCCGATCACTTTGGAGCTGTTTTCAGGTGTGGACGATATCTCGGTAAAAGTTAAAGGAGAATGTATATCACAGGCTGCAAAACGTCCGGTTGAGGTGACGCAGATCATAGATAAGCTGTCAAAAACAGGCGGAACCGGTTTTAACTTTTATCTGGAATCAGAATGCGATGAGAATATCTTTATATCTCTTGGAAGTCTGAATGTATTAAGGCGGGAAGCTGTTCGCCGGTTGGAGCAGGCGCTGATCGGACGATATAGACGAAGGGTATCAGATGAGATGAAACCACTATATAACAGTCGGGAAGATATCAAGCGAAAAAATGAGATGAAAACCGATCTTAAAAGAGCTGCAGGTTGCTATGTGTCTGTAAAAACAATGGAACAATTTCAAATTGTTAATAATTATGAATTTGTACGTCATATCATTATCGATTATAATATAATACGTGAAGCAGAAGTCGGGAAGATGAACAGTGAGAAGAAAATTTATGTGGCGTTTCCTGATATCTTACGTGAAAACAAAAAGCATAACATGAAGGATCTTTATTTTCTGGCCGGAATGACAGATGGAATCTATGTAAAAAATATAGATGAACTGGGGCTTCTTAAAGAATACGGATATAAGGGAACTGTTCTGTTAGATTCTTTCCTGTATGCTTATAATGATGAAGCAATTCGCTTCTATAAGGATACATTTGATAATGTAATATTCGTGGGCTCGGTGGAACTGACTCATCATGAATTAGAAAGTCTTTGTACCGGTACGGTAGAACGGTTATACGGATATCAGCCGGTAATGATCACGGCACAGTGTTTTATCAATAATTATCTGGATGGCTGCGGTTATAACAGAAGCAAGCGCTTTTCGTTCCGGGATGAAAAGGGTAATCGCTTTTTCAGTGTAAATAATTGCAGAGATTGTTATTCAATTATCTATAACGGCGTACCGACAGATAATGTGAAGCAGTTGACAAATAACAGAAATACTGATATAACCAATGAATATTTGATTGATTTTACGATTGAATCCGTAGATCAGACGAAAAAGGTCATGGATCGATTGGAAAAGATTCAGACCGGTGAAACTGATATAGAATCGGATGAGTTAGATTATACAAGAGGACATTATATAAAGGGTATTGAATAATGGCAACAATAATTACTGAAATTTCAAAATACTTGATTATATTTTTTATGCTTTTATATACAGTTAAATGTTTTACGGTCTTGAAGCCTGTAAGAGAAGATAAAAAAAATCATGCACTTAATGTACAGATTTTCTATGTATTTATCATACATTTTCTGTGTTATCTGACCCTGTTTTTAAAATATAAAACAGTCAGTATTATTATTTTTTATCTGTTACAGATGATCGTATCCATTGTATATATGGTGTCTTATCACGGAATATATAAGAAATCATCCAGATTGATCACAAATAACATGTCATTTTTACTTCTGATCGGATATGTTATGCTGACTAGACTGGATTTTGATCTGGCAAAAAAGCAGTTTGCTTTTGCTACGATCACATTAGTTATTACTGCATTTATTCCGCTTATTATTGTCAAATGCAAGAATCTTAAGAACTGGGATATTTTTTATGCAGTATTAGGAATCGGTTTCCTAAGTACGGTCTTTATTCCGTTTCTTGGAGTATCCAAATATGGTTCTATGAACTGGATCCAGATAGGATCGATCTCTTTGCAGCCGATGGAATTTGTTAAAATAATATTTGTATTTTTCCTTGCAAGTGCGCTTAATAAAGCGAGGAGTTTTAAGGATTTGATAAAGGTCACGGTTGTATCCGGATTATTTATGCTGGTGCTTGTTGCAGAAAAGGATCTTGGTGGTGCGGCTATCTTTGTTATGATCTTTATCATGATGGTATATCTTGCAACACAGAAGACGATGATCCTGATTGGAGGACTTGGCGGCGCGGCGGTTCTTGCAACTGTAGGATATATGATATTTAAGAACAAATTCAGTCATGTGACAACCCGAATCAATGCATGGTTAGATCCATTTTCTTATATTAATGATGCAGGTTATCAGATTTGTCAGTCGTTATTCGCCATTGGATCGGGTGGAATGGAAGGGCGCGGTCTGGGAAAAGGTTTACCGACTGCGATACCGGTTGCATCCAGTGATTTTATTTTTTCAGCAATCTGTGAGGAGTTCGGCGTAATCTTTGCACTTTGTCTGATCCTTATGTATATCAGTTGTTTTATTTATTTTATTAATATCTCAATGAAGATAAGAAATACTTTTTATAAAAATGTAGCATTTGGATTTACAATATGTTTTATATTCCAGACATTTTTAAATATTGGCGGTGTAACGAAGTTTATTCCTTCTACCGGTGTAACACTTCCGCTTGTCAGTTATGGTGTAAGTTCGGTAGTGAGCACATTATTCCTGTTTGGTATTATTCAGGGAATCTGTGTACTTGAAAATAATGGAGTTGGTGGCAATGAAGAACAAACGATCTACAAACAAAGCAATCATGAAGAAGTATTCTCAGGGGAGTAGAGAAGAAATCGAAAAAAAGAAAAATGATAAAAAGAACGTTCCTGTACTTATAGTGACATATTTTGTTGTCTTTATCTTTATTGGAATGATGGCGCATCTGATCAAATATGTAATCGTGGATTCAGATTCTGATATCGCAAATTCCTACAATAAAAGACAGAACCTGTATGCGGAGACAGTTATCAAAGGACAGATTATTTCGGATGATGGTGTTGTTCTTGCGGAGACAAAGACAGATGACGATGGAAATGAAACAAGAGTTTATCCGTACAGCAATATGTTCGCCCATGCAGTCGGATATGACAGCAATGGTCAGGCAGGACTTGAGATGGCATCAAATTATTATCTGCTGACCTCGAATCAGAATATCCTATATCGTGTGTACCATGCATTATCAAATAAAAAGAACATGGGAAATAATGTTATAACTACATTAGATTATGATCTTCAGAGTACAGCTTATAATGCACTGGGAAGCAATGATGGCGCGATTGTTGCGATAGAGCCGTCTACCGGTAAGATCAAGGTGATGGTTTCCAAACCGGATTTTGACCCAAACCAGATTACATCTGTTATAGAAGAAACAGCAAATTCAGATAGTTCGTGCCTGTTAAATCGCGCAACACAGGGAATGTATCCACCGGGATCTACATTTAAGATACTTACAACCCTTGAATATATCAGGGAAAATCCAAATTACAAATCATATTCTTATGAATGTGAGGGTGAGGGAATCTTTAACAGTGTATCCATACATTGTTATAATCATAAAGTGCATGGAACGGTGGGTCTGGAACAGTCACTTGCATATTCCTGTAATACTTCATTTTCCAATATAGGTACAAAGCTTGATATGGATGCTTTAAACAAGCTATGTGAGGATTTCCTGTATAATAAAGAACTTCCGTATGACGGATATTATTATAAATCCAGCTATTCACTGACATCAAAGACAGATAAATCTCTGATTCCTCAGACTGTGATCGGGCAGGGAAAGACATTGATTACGCCGCTTCACAATGCGATGATCATGTGTGCGATCGCAAATGGCGGTGTTCTTATGAAGCCGTATATGATGGATCGAATTGAGAATTGTGACGGAAGCGTTGTAAAGAAATTCTCTAAGAGCTCTTATGGCAGGATCATTTCCGCAAAAGAGGCACAGACATTAACGGATCTTATGCGGTCTGTTACGGACTATGGAACAGCTTCTGATTATTTTTCAGGCGCAGATTATACGGTAGCCGGCAAAACGGGAACAGCGGAATTTAATGAAAATAAGGACTCCCATTCCTGGTTTATCGGGTTTTCAAATATTAACAATCCTGATCTGGTGGTCTGCGTTCTGGTGGAGAATGCGAGTAATACAGGAACTTCGGCGACGTCCATAGCCAGAAAGATATTTGATGCATATTATGATTAATCAGCTTGAAATAATGCAGTAATACTGATATACTTATAACCAATTAAGGGCTGGCAGATGTAAGTCGGTTCAGAGTTTTATTCGTAGTCGAATGTGAGTAGAACTTGAAGCATTTACAACACCGAAAAGACAGGAGGATTTGCTGTGATCGAAGCAACAAGCTGCGGAGGTGTGGTAATCTTCAGAGGAAAAGTATTATTACTGTACAAAAACTACAAAAACAAATATGAAGGATGGGTTCTCCCGAAGGGTACAGTTGAAAAAGGTGAAGAGCATAACCAGACTGCACTCAGAGAAGTAAAAGAGGAGACAGGTGTTAGCGCATCTATTATTAAGTATGTAGGAAAAAGCAATTATACATTTAATACTGCTTTTGATGTGGTAAACAAGGATGTACACTGGTATCTGATGATGGCGGACAGCTATTACAGCAAACCGCAGCGTGAAGAATATTTTGTGGATTCCGGTTACTACAAGTATCATGAAGCCTACCACCTTCTGAAGTTTCCGAACGAAAAGGATATTCTGGAACAGGCATATGCAGAGTATGTAGAACTGAAACGGAATAATCTTTGGGGAAGCAGAAAGTATTTTTAAGGTTTAAAATCTGACTGTTTATTTAGAAATAGTCAGATTTTTACTTTATAATAATAAATTACAGTTGTATAAAAATTACATAAGGAGGATCTCGATTCGAATGAAAGAATCAAAAGAAAAGGCAGACATGGATAAGAGACAGCCGGATCAGAATTCAGATTATGATGATTCGTTAAAAAATATGAAAAAAAAGAATGGATTATTTTTAAATATCATACTTGTGCTGTGTATTCTGGTCTTCCTTGGCTGCGGCGGTTATCTGGGTATCTATTTTTATACGAATTATAAAGCGGAGACAGCGTTTTCGGCTATTAAGGAAACGGTAGAAGATGGTGACTGCACAGATGATAAAGGAGAACCTGTCTATGTAACAGTACAGAAGAAGCAGGTTTATAAAAAATATGCTTCGGTATATGAGGAGAATCCTGATTTTATCGGTTGGCTCTATATCTATGGAACGAGGATCGATTATCCGGTTATGTATACGCCGAATGATGAGGAGTATTATATTCACAGAAACTTTAATGGAGAATACAGTGCGGCAGGTACTTTATTTGCAGCGGCAAACTGCAGCCCGACAGGTGAAGTATCTGATAATGTTATCCTGTATGGTCACAATATGAAAGCCGGAAGCATGTTTCACGATCTGTTAAAATATGAGGATGAAAATTTCTATAAGGAACATAAGACGATCATTTTTGATACTTTAGATGGACCGGGTACTTATACCGTGATTGCAGCCTTTTATACAAAGGCATATCCGGAAGATGATACAGAGCATTATAATATATATAGTTTTATTAATGCCGAATCGGGAACAGCATTTGATGATTATGTAAGCCGCGCAAAAGTAAATACACCATATACAATAGAAGAAACAGCTTCTTATGGTGATCACCTGCTGACATTATCAACCTGTGCATATCATACAGATAACGGACGGTTTGTAGTCGTTGCAAAGAAGATTGATAACAGCAGCCGATTACAGTAACAGGGACAGCGCACCGATAGGAATCGAAATTACATTTGCAGAGCAGCTTAAGTCTCATATAAATAAAAAGCCACCAAATCTGGTGGGCAAAAGGTGCAAACATATTGCATTTAGGGGGCAAAATGTTACATTTAATTGCATATGTGATACAATATGAAGCGCCTAGAAACAGCTTAAAACCAAGCTTTTTTCAATTATATTCATAGTTGGGAAAAATTTAGAAAGTGCCGGCAGCGGGACTTGAACCCGCACGATGTTGCCACCAACAGATTTTGAGTCTGCCTCGTCTGCCAATTCCGACATGCCGGCGTTTGTGAACCTTTGTAATAGTAACACATGGTAAAAACAGTGTCAATAATTATTTCCTGAAATGAGGTATGAAACAATGATGAAACGTAATATAAAACAACAGTTGAACGCGAAGCTTACGGAAATGAATATGAATCTTGCCAATAACTATAAAGATCTGGCTCATGATGCTTTAAATGAACTGGATCGGATGGTAGAGGATTTTAAAGCATCTGGTGATCTGAAAGAAAAAGATTATCAGAAGATGCGCCGGATGGTAGACGATTATAAGAGAAAGTTGGCTGATTACCATCATTAAGATGGTGTCAGCTCATTTTCATAATCTCTTTTTTCAATTTCTTTATTATCTTTTTCTCTAATCTTGAGATATAGGACTGGCTGATCCCTAAAAGATCGGCCACCTCTTTCTGGGTGCGTTCTATCCCATTGATAGTATTAATACCATAGCGCAGTTCTATAATAGTCCGTTCCCTTTCCGACAGATGTGAGACGGCGGTCTCCAATAAAGAATGATCCATCTCGGTTTCCATATTTCGATAGACGGTATCCTCATCCGTGCCGAGAATATCGGATAACAGTAATTCGTTGCCATCCCAGTCAACATTTAGCGGTTCGTCGATGGATATCTCCATACGAAGCTTGCTGTTTCTGCGCAGATACATAAGGATTTCATTTTCGATACATCTGGAGGCGTATGTTGCCAGTTTAATATTTTTATCACATTTAAAGGTATTGATAGCTTTGATCAGACCAATCGTACCGATCGAGATCAGATCTTCCACACCGATTCCGGTGTTGTCAAATTTCTTTGCAATATAAACTACAAGACGGAGATTTCGTTCAATCAGTATTTTTTTGATTTCTTGATCGTCGCCGTTTCCAAGACCTGCAACCATTGCACTTTCTTCATAAGGTTCAAGAGGAGCCGGTAGTACATCACAGCCGCCTATGTAATGGACATCCTTTCGGGATACAGGTAATAAAGTCATAATATTTGAAACTACTGAAAATTTAAAATCGTTATTTGCTAATGTATTTATCATTTTTTCTTACCTTTCTCAAATATGCTGAATTTAATAATATGCATTTGGACATATGACTGATTTGTAAGGTATGCCTGCTAAGCCCGATCAATGGTCGGTTTCGAATCAGCCGATTGTTAATAAAGAAGAAATCACAGTCGAAAGCAAGCATTAGGTCCGATTCAGAACTGATTGTCCGGTATGGAACCAGATGGATGCCTTCCGGCATTGATAAAGCTGATTTTCGATCGAAAGACTGGGTGCCGTTTGTGTAGTCATATACAATGTAATGGTATTGTCTGGGCAAAAGATCATACATGATCTCAGGGGATGCAATGACGACGTGTTTTCCTGTTGAAATGTCTTTTAAGGTATTTCCGGTATCCATAAAGCCATTTGCCTGTATTGTCTGATGTTTTCTGCCTATAAATAAATTAAAAAAATAGTTCATATGATTTACTTTCTTTTATTTTGCAAATGCAATTATATATACATACAGGGAAATATTTCGTCGTATTAGGGAATTTGAAAACAAGGAATCCCGACTGTATATGACAAATGTGGATAAATATAGGATGAAATACCTGTTTTTTAGACTGAAAATCTTATTTTTGTGTATAAATCTGTTGATAATGTGGAAAAGTTCTAACTTTATTTATATTTTTCGATGTTTTCAAACAATTAACAACATTTTACAAAATGATTTGAATATTCTAAATTGCTGTAAAAAAACATATGATTAACAGATAAAGATTATACCTGAAAACAGGGTGGAAGTTGAAAATGGAAAATAATATTGATACGCAATTGGAGCTTGCGATATCGACAAGAAATACATACAACGAGAGCGAGGCAGAGCTGTATATCGGATACAGTTCCGAGAAGAGTACATGGCAGCTTTTGATTCGATATAATGATGATATATCTGATCTGGTGGAACGGTATCGGATGCAGATATATTATCTGTTGGCAGGCTATGCAATTATTGAGATTTCAGAAGCGTATTTGAATGCATTTGCAGCAGATCCCAGAATTATCTATATAGATAAACCGAAAAGTGTGGAACAGCAGGTGTCTTATGCTCAGTATGCATCCTGTCTGTCCGGAACTTTCATCAATAATTACGGCCTGGATGGTGACGGAACAATCTTTGCGATTATTGATTCGGGAATTGATTATAGACATAATGAATTTGTCAGGGATGGAAAAAGCAGAATTTTATCTTTTTGGGATCAGCAGGCGGTATATCAGGATACATATGCAAATACTTATAAGCTGGGACGTATTTATACAAATGAAGAATTGAATTCAATACTGGATGGAAGTTATGCAGGAATTCTTCCATCTGAGGATCGTTCCGGGCACGGAACACAGGTTGCGGCTATTGCGGCCGGTACGAATATTGGCGTTGCTCCTCAGACAGAGCTTTTGGTTGTAAAGATCGGAAGCGATACCGCATCTAAGCTCCCAACTACACTTGGTCTTATCCTTGGAATTGACTATGCAATCCGGACGGGAATCGAAATGAATCGACCGATATCGATAAATCTCAGTTATGGAAATAATTACGGCTCCCATAAAGGTGATTCGCTGCTTGAAAATTATATCAACGATGTGTCCAGATTTGCTATCTGCTCAATATCGACGGGAACAGGAAATGATGCGATCAACCGAAGGCATCAGCGTGTAATTCTCGGAAATACTTCATATCGTATGATTGATCTGCTTGTAAGCGACTATGTAGCTTCATTTAATCTTCAGTTATGGAAAAATTATAATGACCGCTTTGATATTGTGATCATTGCGCCAAACGGAGACATCATACTGACCTTAAGTGAGTCGCAAAACATCGGAACAGGATCCTATCGAAACACTTTTGTAAAAGGAATCTATGGAACGCCAAATCCGTATAACCGTAATCAGGAAATATTTGTATCATTTCAAGGACAGAAAAATTATATAGATAAAGGGCAGTGGAAGGTCTTGATTCACCCGAAGCAAATTGTTAGTGGGGTGATAGATGCCTATCTGCCGATTCGGGCAAGTCTTACAGGAAATGTGGAATTCCTGAATCCAACAGAATTTGGGACACTTACGATTCCCGCTACTGCCGAAGGGTTGATTACGGTAGCGGCTTATGATCAGAATGTGGATGATTTTGCATATTTTTCAGGAAGAGGTTATACGGCAAATGACAGGATCAAACCGGATCTTGCTGCACCCGGTGTGGATATTTACACTGCATATCCGGGAAATGATTATTCCTTTGCATCGGGAACATCTATGGCTGTTCCGTTTGTATCCGGATCTGCATGCTTGCTGATGCAGTGGGGAATTGTAAACGGAAACGATCCGTTTCTGTATGGAGAAAAGCTGAAGGCTTCGTTGATCCGCGGAGCAAAAAGGATAAAATCAGCGAGAGAGTATCCAAACATATATATCGGTTGGGGAACTTTATGTGTAGAAAATTCTATCCGTTAGAAATGTGAGCCGTAAGGAACACATAAAAAGAGCCAGTCACTAGAAAAGCTAGTGATTGGCTCCGCTTAATACATGATCTTTAATTGCTTTAAAGCTTTCTTTGCTGATCACATGCTCGATCTTGCAGGCATCAGCAGATGCAATATCGGGATCAACACCAAGTTGTATAAGCCAGGCAGAGAGAAGCTCATGTCGTTCATATATCATCTCAGCAATTTCTTTTCCTGAATCGGTGAGTGAAATAAAACCTGCATCACTCATCGTTATGTAGTTGTTCTCACGAAGATTTTTCATAGCAACACTGATGCTTGATTTCTTATAACCAAGTTCGTTTGAGATATCAACCGAACGGACAACAGGCAGCTTCTTGCTTAATACCAATATTGTTTCCAGATAGTTTTCAACTGATTCATTCGTTGTTAACATAGCTTTACCCCATTAAAAATTTATTTACAAAAAATTATATCACAAACCGGAATAAGGTTCAAATGAAAGAAAGATAAAACTAATGGCATCCGTGACAATTGTTACAGTTTCCTCCGCACTGAACAGATTTTCCGGATTTTTTATCTTTTACCATTGAACGGATCGCAAGTACGCACACAAGTATAATAATAGCAGCAACAATAATAGTACCTATATATTTCTCCATAATAATCCAACCTTTCAATTTTATAATCGTAATTAGTTTAAACTAACCATATGAAAATGTCAAGCATAATAAATAAATTTGCATTTTAAGAATATAGCTTTGTTATATACGACTAAGATACGTTACAAGCTTCTAAATGATGTTATATTTTTCTAAAAAATGTTATTGACTTCTAATGAGGGTTAGTATATACTAACGATGAAATTTGAAACAGCATATTGCTTAATGATAAATTTATACGATTATGAAAGAAGATGG is a window from the Lachnospiraceae bacterium GAM79 genome containing:
- a CDS encoding U32 family peptidase; this encodes MLNRPEILAPAGSMESLKAAVNAGADACYAGGNMFSARAFAGNFDTTELLEAIDYCHIHNVKLYMAVNTLLKNSEMKDLIPYLDPFYREGVDGIIVQDVGVIRSLSKAYPDLPLHGSTQMSVCSTYGAEFLKNLGMTRFVPARELSLNEIKSIKEAVDIEIETFVHGAMCFCYSGKCLMSSFAGGRSGNRGRCAQPCRKAYNSKQFNHEYALSMKDMCTLASLPQLIEAGIDSFKIEGRMKKPEYVAATVHAYSEITDECINGHLNEKRIAYHTDRLMDIYNRGGFSSGYYYMKNGKEMLANKRPNHTGTLIGKVEAVEAPFVYIRLERGIQAKDVLEIRTGTEQNIELTSNVTAQAGQKIRLNANNLRQIRKDMHVYRTRNNALIEDIGVRFIQKEKQTDIYGKVTAKIGEPITLELFSGVDDISVKVKGECISQAAKRPVEVTQIIDKLSKTGGTGFNFYLESECDENIFISLGSLNVLRREAVRRLEQALIGRYRRRVSDEMKPLYNSREDIKRKNEMKTDLKRAAGCYVSVKTMEQFQIVNNYEFVRHIIIDYNIIREAEVGKMNSEKKIYVAFPDILRENKKHNMKDLYFLAGMTDGIYVKNIDELGLLKEYGYKGTVLLDSFLYAYNDEAIRFYKDTFDNVIFVGSVELTHHELESLCTGTVERLYGYQPVMITAQCFINNYLDGCGYNRSKRFSFRDEKGNRFFSVNNCRDCYSIIYNGVPTDNVKQLTNNRNTDITNEYLIDFTIESVDQTKKVMDRLEKIQTGETDIESDELDYTRGHYIKGIE
- a CDS encoding class B sortase; the encoded protein is MKESKEKADMDKRQPDQNSDYDDSLKNMKKKNGLFLNIILVLCILVFLGCGGYLGIYFYTNYKAETAFSAIKETVEDGDCTDDKGEPVYVTVQKKQVYKKYASVYEENPDFIGWLYIYGTRIDYPVMYTPNDEEYYIHRNFNGEYSAAGTLFAAANCSPTGEVSDNVILYGHNMKAGSMFHDLLKYEDENFYKEHKTIIFDTLDGPGTYTVIAAFYTKAYPEDDTEHYNIYSFINAESGTAFDDYVSRAKVNTPYTIEETASYGDHLLTLSTCAYHTDNGRFVVVAKKIDNSSRLQ
- a CDS encoding FtsW/RodA/SpoVE family cell cycle protein, with product MATIITEISKYLIIFFMLLYTVKCFTVLKPVREDKKNHALNVQIFYVFIIHFLCYLTLFLKYKTVSIIIFYLLQMIVSIVYMVSYHGIYKKSSRLITNNMSFLLLIGYVMLTRLDFDLAKKQFAFATITLVITAFIPLIIVKCKNLKNWDIFYAVLGIGFLSTVFIPFLGVSKYGSMNWIQIGSISLQPMEFVKIIFVFFLASALNKARSFKDLIKVTVVSGLFMLVLVAEKDLGGAAIFVMIFIMMVYLATQKTMILIGGLGGAAVLATVGYMIFKNKFSHVTTRINAWLDPFSYINDAGYQICQSLFAIGSGGMEGRGLGKGLPTAIPVASSDFIFSAICEEFGVIFALCLILMYISCFIYFINISMKIRNTFYKNVAFGFTICFIFQTFLNIGGVTKFIPSTGVTLPLVSYGVSSVVSTLFLFGIIQGICVLENNGVGGNEEQTIYKQSNHEEVFSGE
- a CDS encoding metal-dependent transcriptional regulator gives rise to the protein MLTTNESVENYLETILVLSKKLPVVRSVDISNELGYKKSSISVAMKNLRENNYITMSDAGFISLTDSGKEIAEMIYERHELLSAWLIQLGVDPDIASADACKIEHVISKESFKAIKDHVLSGANH
- a CDS encoding S8 family serine peptidase produces the protein MENNIDTQLELAISTRNTYNESEAELYIGYSSEKSTWQLLIRYNDDISDLVERYRMQIYYLLAGYAIIEISEAYLNAFAADPRIIYIDKPKSVEQQVSYAQYASCLSGTFINNYGLDGDGTIFAIIDSGIDYRHNEFVRDGKSRILSFWDQQAVYQDTYANTYKLGRIYTNEELNSILDGSYAGILPSEDRSGHGTQVAAIAAGTNIGVAPQTELLVVKIGSDTASKLPTTLGLILGIDYAIRTGIEMNRPISINLSYGNNYGSHKGDSLLENYINDVSRFAICSISTGTGNDAINRRHQRVILGNTSYRMIDLLVSDYVASFNLQLWKNYNDRFDIVIIAPNGDIILTLSESQNIGTGSYRNTFVKGIYGTPNPYNRNQEIFVSFQGQKNYIDKGQWKVLIHPKQIVSGVIDAYLPIRASLTGNVEFLNPTEFGTLTIPATAEGLITVAAYDQNVDDFAYFSGRGYTANDRIKPDLAAPGVDIYTAYPGNDYSFASGTSMAVPFVSGSACLLMQWGIVNGNDPFLYGEKLKASLIRGAKRIKSAREYPNIYIGWGTLCVENSIR
- a CDS encoding NUDIX domain-containing protein, with the protein product MIEATSCGGVVIFRGKVLLLYKNYKNKYEGWVLPKGTVEKGEEHNQTALREVKEETGVSASIIKYVGKSNYTFNTAFDVVNKDVHWYLMMADSYYSKPQREEYFVDSGYYKYHEAYHLLKFPNEKDILEQAYAEYVELKRNNLWGSRKYF
- a CDS encoding sigma-E processing peptidase SpoIIGA, whose amino-acid sequence is MNYFFNLFIGRKHQTIQANGFMDTGNTLKDISTGKHVVIASPEIMYDLLPRQYHYIVYDYTNGTQSFDRKSALSMPEGIHLVPYRTISSESDLMLAFDCDFFFINNRLIRNRPLIGLSRHTLQISHMSKCILLNSAYLRKVRKNDKYISK
- a CDS encoding penicillin-binding protein 2, which encodes MKNKRSTNKAIMKKYSQGSREEIEKKKNDKKNVPVLIVTYFVVFIFIGMMAHLIKYVIVDSDSDIANSYNKRQNLYAETVIKGQIISDDGVVLAETKTDDDGNETRVYPYSNMFAHAVGYDSNGQAGLEMASNYYLLTSNQNILYRVYHALSNKKNMGNNVITTLDYDLQSTAYNALGSNDGAIVAIEPSTGKIKVMVSKPDFDPNQITSVIEETANSDSSCLLNRATQGMYPPGSTFKILTTLEYIRENPNYKSYSYECEGEGIFNSVSIHCYNHKVHGTVGLEQSLAYSCNTSFSNIGTKLDMDALNKLCEDFLYNKELPYDGYYYKSSYSLTSKTDKSLIPQTVIGQGKTLITPLHNAMIMCAIANGGVLMKPYMMDRIENCDGSVVKKFSKSSYGRIISAKEAQTLTDLMRSVTDYGTASDYFSGADYTVAGKTGTAEFNENKDSHSWFIGFSNINNPDLVVCVLVENASNTGTSATSIARKIFDAYYD
- the sigE gene encoding RNA polymerase sporulation sigma factor SigE, producing MINTLANNDFKFSVVSNIMTLLPVSRKDVHYIGGCDVLPAPLEPYEESAMVAGLGNGDDQEIKKILIERNLRLVVYIAKKFDNTGIGVEDLISIGTIGLIKAINTFKCDKNIKLATYASRCIENEILMYLRRNSKLRMEISIDEPLNVDWDGNELLLSDILGTDEDTVYRNMETEMDHSLLETAVSHLSERERTIIELRYGINTINGIERTQKEVADLLGISQSYISRLEKKIIKKLKKEIMKMS
- a CDS encoding FeoB-associated Cys-rich membrane protein produces the protein MGTIIVAAIIILVCVLAIRSMVKDKKSGKSVQCGGNCNNCHGCH